The Hippopotamus amphibius kiboko isolate mHipAmp2 chromosome 13, mHipAmp2.hap2, whole genome shotgun sequence sequence ACCAGCTCAGAAAAATCCTGCCCATTTACCAACTGGCTCTGGCAAGCCTGTATCCTCTGACACAGACACAACACAGCCCCCTGGGTTTCCTCTGTAGTTTCCTCCCTCAGCTTGGGGTAATGTagagggagcagcaggaggtTCCTCTAACCTGCCTGCAAtcagccccacctcctcaccAAGAGGAGACAACCTGACAGCCTACATAGGAAATGCTCTGTGTGATCCTGCCCTCTGTCCTGCTCAGAGAGGGCAATCTGTGTCTTGATTCTGGTTGGCCCCAAGCAGACCTAAGACAAGCACTTAGTACAAGTTTTTTCAGGAGGCAATTCCAGAAAGCACCAGCAATAGTATAGAGATGTGAGACAGGGCAGGACCTGAGTCAGAAGAGGACGTGTCTATGAACAGATCACTGAAGTGGGAGAGGGGCTCAACCCAGCTGGGAACCTCAGGGAGAGGTGTGAGTGTGAGTGGGCCACCCAaggagtgaggaagaggaagtATTTTTCCACCAAGTCCCCACAATGGTTAGTTGAAGCTGCTCCCTGAGTTCAAACTCCCCACTGCTTCCAGTCTGCCCCAGAGCAAAGGTCAGCTAGAGAATGGGGAGTGGGCACGACACGGACAGTGTCTAAAACACACAGGCAAACAGACATGTGACCTGTGTGTCACTCTGTGTCTCTCACACTCATGCAGAGCTCTTCACCCCGATGAACAGGATGCTTGTTTTTAATGGTGCAAATTTTTGTATCATGTGATCCCTACACACAGGCCACCACTTAAATCTGAGACCCAGCTGAAGGAACCGTGATGGGTCTCAAAGCCAGAGGAAAAGCCAGGAGGGATGGGCCTTTCCAGAGTCAAGACTGTCAAGGGGAAGTGGAGCCTTATGGGCATTGCACCTGCAGGCTTAGCCCTGAGACTCAACTGCGTCTCTGTGAGTGTTTAACAAGATGCCTGGGCCCTCCTGGACTGTCGCCTCCATGTGGGCTGGAACAGCATCCCCACCAGCACTGCACACAGAGCAGGTCTCCTTAAGCCCCTACTGGGTGttggaggaggagggcagaggcgtGTGAAGGCCATGGGAGGGACCTGAGAATGGAAACCCTGTCCTGGACCTCTTGGCCCTGATGCCTGCCCCCATCCTCTCCTGGAAAGAACAGGGGCCTCACCCATCCCTGTGTTTACAGGAGTGatatctctcacacacacacacacacacacacacacacacacatacacacacacacccctaagaGAGCCTGCTAAGTTGGAAGAGTGGAGACAATTGAAATTGAAGCCTGGAGGAAGTTGTTTtcacaagattttatttttcagatgctgACTCTGGGCAAAGGAGACCCTAAGAGCTcttccctgggcttctgtttcacCAAAAGACCTTTTGGGTGAGCTATCTGCATATGGTTCACTATCTGCCAGGAAACCTTGGTGGGGGGAATGGAAATGGTGGCGGGGGGAAGATTGGTGGAGGGGGGAAGATTGGTGGAGGGAACCCTGGAGGGGGAAAGATTGGTGGAGGGAACCTCTGCCGCGGCACCCTCCTGGGTAAGAATGGTGGTGGGCCAAATCTCCTGATGCTCTGAAGCTGTGAACCAATAAAAACAAGCTCTTGTGGGTACTGGGTGAAGGTCAAGACAAGACACCACCCTCCGCATCTGACACCTGATCCTGGTGGACTCCAGGAGTCTTAGTGGCCCCAGTTCACCTCTGTCTGTGACATTTGGAGCACAGGATTGAATGCCTGCCCCCAcagacagataaggaaactggggcCCACAGAAGTCAAGGGGATTCCCAGGATCACAAACCCATCCCAGCAAAGCTGGATGGGAGCAGAGGCTGAAAGCCCATTACTAGAGTCAGAACCTCTCAGAATGCATAACagtcagaatcccctggaggccCTGTGACAATACAAatggctgggccccaccccagaggctgAATCAGGAGGGGCCTGAGAATTGGCCTTTCTGTCAACTTCCCAGGTAGGGACCCCACTTACAGAACCACTGCTCTTAGAGGTGGCAGAGTGAGTCCTGGAGGCCTGGGGTGCgggtgagggaggggccaggTAGGAGGGCCACTCTCTGCCCTGGATGGGGCAGCAGGTAATTGGTCCAAAGGATGTTCCACAACCCACCCCATCAGCTCCACAACACAGAGGGGGCCTCTCACCTCATTACAGTTGATGTCAAATTGGTCCTTGGACTGGTCCAGGGCGACTGTCCCCACGCACTGTTTCACCAGCTGGAAGGAGAGGCTCGAGGTCAAACTGGAATCCCTGGGCCATaacctcccagcctcagcccaggGGCTGGAAAACTTCCCCGAAGCCCCTTGTTCACCTCCATGAGAAGCATCCCCCAGCACCCAcagcccccagcctcaccccttTCTCCTTGAAGTCACACTGCTCTGGGGGCTGCTGGCTCGTTCTGGGGCACACGGTCTCCTTCACCGTGAAGCTCACAGGCTTCGGGGTCTCTGCATCCTCATCCTGGTCAAAGATCAAAGTGGGGAGACTGGGCTTGGGCTCATGCTTCCTTCTCTGATctgtctccctgccccccacctagACCGCAGCCTCTCCAGGCCCTCCTGTGTGCCtggcctgtgctgggtgctgggtgcccAGGGGAAGGGGACAGAGCCTGTTACTGGCCTCATGGGCACACAGAGAGCAGgagcagaccccagaccagctctGATGAGAGCACCTCTACCTCTGAGGGGCTGAGGGAAGTCAGGGGCCACCTGCAGGGAGAGGCCTTGTCACTGGAACCTCCAGGCTGAGCAGAGCCCTCCCTGGTAGAGAGACGATGAGGTGCAGTGGGGACTGTAGCAGGGACATCACCCGGCAGAGCCAACGACCCCCCTACCCGTGAAGCTCCCAGAAGTCCCTTAAGACAAAACAAGGTGTGCAGGGCACCTGTTCCCACAGTGGAGATGCTAAGGCAGGAAGCCTCATGCTGGGAGGGGACCAGCTCTGGGAAggtttcctggaagaggtgggagCCCACTGAGAGGGAGAAGTGCCTTCCTGACAGGAGGTACAGCCTGAGCAGAGGGAGTGACGCTGTGGCCAAGGCTGGCGGGAGACAGGTCCCTCCCCAGGCACCTCCCCAACTCACAGCCTTGGGGGGCAGGTCCAGCTCCAGGAGGCGGTAGAGATTAGCTTCTGAGGACCGCTCATTGAGACGATCCACAGCACGAAGCACGGCCTCCCTGTAGCTGAGGGTCTGGGCGCTGGCCGAGGGCACCACTAGTCCCAGCAGCAGTAGCCACAGTGACCACCGCCCCTGGGCAAGGCTGGCCCTCTGGGTCTCCATGGTCCCCAAGTCGGCCTCCTCCCAGCTTGCAGGAGCCTCCTTTATGCGCCTCCTGGGCCTGATGCAATGGCCCAGCCGGGCAGCTTCCTGACCTGCCCCATCcctggctgcctcccaggctgtgaGCTGGACTTGCCTCAGCCCCTGCTGTTGCCTCAAGGGATTGCTGGCCCGTGAGAGAGGGAAGCCTCTGTGCAAGGTGAAGAAATGCTTTCTCCATCTCCCTGGCAATGTCTTGGCCTCTCCTGGGCCCCACCGGGAGTGTCATAGGCAGGGTTGCTCAAGAGGGTTGAGTCGTCCATGATTGTGAGGGACCGGGCACTGCCTTACGTCCCCTCTGCCTCCACACCACAGCCTCCTCAGGATTCAGGGGAAAGCAGTGTATTCAcccctccacctccagctccAGGCACTGCCTGGCACGCAGTAGGCACTCGGTTTGATGAGTGGATGCCAGTACCAACCCCTTCTAGACACTTGCCCACCCAGCCTGTCTCTAGGCAGACTTTATCCACACCATCCTTTCCACTGGGCCCAGCCCTCAGCCTGTCAGGGGTTTGGTTCCGTCTGCCCCCTGCCATGGATTCATCTCCATCTTTTTCTCAGTTAAAAAGCTTTTCCCACAGGTCCCCACCAGACATGGCCTGTTCCCCCGACCCCTCCTCAACCAAGCATGGGAAGGGCCAACGGCACTGTGACCACTGTTCAGTGCCCTCTCTCACACTCAGGCCACTGCAGACGGGACAGACCTCACTGATCCAAATTCACACTCAAGCCTT is a genomic window containing:
- the LOC130834427 gene encoding cathelicidin-4-like produces the protein METQRASLAQGRWSLWLLLLGLVVPSASAQTLSYREAVLRAVDRLNERSSEANLYRLLELDLPPKADAETPKPVSFTVKETVCPRTSQQPPEQCDFKEKGLVKQCVGTVALDQSKDQFDINCNELQSIRRFGPPPFLPRRVPRQRFPPPIFPPPGFPPPIFPPPPIFPPPPFPFPPPRFPGR